In the genome of Epinephelus moara isolate mb chromosome 14, YSFRI_EMoa_1.0, whole genome shotgun sequence, the window CGCAGACCCACTGCATTTTAAATATCAATGAATGCAACTGTTAGCACTTGAATATTCAAAGGGCCTCTTTGAGTGTGTGCATGCGAGCTGCATGCTCCCATTTGTCAGAGTAGCCGGGCTGTGTGGCATTACGTGAATGGAAATTTCTGTTTGCTCTTGTGTGAGGAGAGTAAGCTGTTGtatgagaggacagagaggaaagagagagagggagaactaaggggagagaaggagaaatagaggaagagagagagaactaGATGGAGtagatggagagggagagataaagGGGGAGAAAGATTTTCACTCAGGCTTTTCCTGATGCACTTGGACACACTGATGTAGATGGCAGTGCCTCTCTTCCTTTTGTCAGTTCATATTTTCAAGAGGCTCTACAGTCTCCCTCTTTGCCTCTCTCATTGCGTCGGGGACACTGGAGCAAGATCTCCGAGCCACAAGAAGCCCCACAAGATGAGTCcgcaaaaaaattaaaaacataaaaacctgCATGTCATTCCTGCAgtacattttctaaaaaaaaaaaaaaaaaaaaggtgggaTTCCTGACCAATCTCTTGACATTATCTTTGGGTTTTAAGTGTGAATATTAATTgtaatttctttctttgtttaacAGAGCATGAGCCGCATGGGGTCAATGAGTGGGAAATTTAAAATAATCTTGTCCGTTGAGGAGAAGGTCCAAATGGCTCCCTTATTCAATCGGACCCAGCTGATGGCTATACTTTTGGCTAATGCCAAATTAAAAGCAAGTGTTTCTCAGATGAATACGCCACGTGAGATGAAAGAAGCCAAGCAGAGGCTGTAATTTGCGATTAGCACATGGGTCAGGGTTTCCCTTCTGTCTGGGTCAACGTGTGGAGCAATCTGATGAGTCGGCAGCCAGGGCTTGGTTTCAAACACCAGACACAAAGAAGGCACTCAGTAACAACTACAGCtctcctcaaaaaaaaaaaaaaaaaaaggaaacatgcacagaatcaaaaacacaagccttcttggaaagaagaaaaaagaaggcATTTTACTCCTGCagtcatatgtgtgtgttaatgtctgCTTGCTTTTGGGAGTGGGTGTCACTGAATGCAAGTGTGACCTcctacttgtgtgtgtgtatatataagtGTGTAGTGGCAGTGTATGTGCCTCCAACGCTACCTGGTGGCCGTAGGTGGCATGACGCTCTAGCAGCAGCGGCGTGAACAGCTGGACCAAGCGCTCAGTGCTGAGGACACGGCGCTCCTTCAGCAGAAGGGCGTGCTTGAACCAGCGATCCCACAGCCGAGCGGCATCAGGAgggaggctggtgctgtggtgagggtggggggtggtgggagagaaaaagaggctTTCTTATTGAATACACAGTAGGACATCTGTAAATAAGTCACAGTTATACCTCCATACAGTGAAATATTCTTTGATTGCGAAGAAAATTGAGATACAAGTTCGATCATTATGTGAAGAAGTTAGAACATGATACATTTgttgcacttttgtttttcataaagcTTTCTGAAAAGGCTGCTTTCTTGTCCTTCTTAACACTTTAGAAGATATAGATCATTAATGAATTCCAGTTAACACTGAATAGACACAGACAGCAATATAGCTCCTGGTTGAAAACTAGACAAAAAGGTCAAAGAGCCAATAGGCATCTCCACAGGAAAGAGAGGGACACTGCTAGATGTGTTTCTTCAGATTGAGTACATAGCAGGGGAGGTCTCAGTGAAATCAATAGAGTAGTGAAGCAGAGCATGGATTTGGCTCAGAGTATAACTACTCATTATCCAAAGGACTGGAAGTCACAGATAGGGCATTTTAATTTACTCATGACATTCACCCGTGCAGCGTTACCGCACGAGGTGACACCAAAGATGACCTTTACATTCGTGGACAAGGGAGACCGTATCGAATGGTAGTGTGCAATATCTCCGCGACTGCTGTAAGTGCGTGCCCTCTCCCCCACTGTCtggtcaaaaaaaataaataaatgcacaggCAGCTATCCACTCTTTGTCTGAGAAGTGGAATTCACATTTACTGTAAGTCTGTTCTCTATCtccatgaaaagaaaagaaaggtctatTGAACCCTGTAGCCTTCAGGGCATTGATATTTGTGCTCTGAATTGCTCCATTGTAGCACTACTTATTAGGGGAGTTGAAAATGTCATTGTccatacaaaacacacactataATACACTATAATATATcctataaatattttttgtaaagtTAAAAATCAGCCCTACATCACCTGTACAGCTTTACACAAATGATCATGCCACAGAGATTCTTTTTAAAATCCCACAATCACAAGTTTCACGAGGTGAAAAtaagcacaaataaacaagcacaaattacagaattttttaaaaattgctgaCATCAGTCGTTGGTGTTGGAAACATAGAAAAACCAGGAGGCCTTACCTTATTTCATTAGGCTCAGTGCTGGACTGGTGAGCACTCACTAGATGCTGTGGTAGCAGGCAGCCCTTTGCTGTGCTCCATGACAACCTCTGAAGCTCATGAAGGATGACTGCTCCACATGCTTCAAGATCCTCGTCATTCAAGTCCGCTCCACCGTTACAAAGGCTGTCCAATATATAGAGAGCAGTCAGCTATTGCCATGGAGCCCTGGCCTCAGCCTGCAGGTCTGGAGCTCAAGGAGTACATCCAACAGCTGCTAACACTTCAAGCATGCACACAGTATACACATATGATCATACACATCtatgcacatgcacacttctTCACATGATATCAAAGGAGACTATTTATTATACTGAGGGTCATGACCCAAGATGGCCATTCTCTTTACTACTGAAGATGCTGTTGACATCATTAACACACACTTGTGTTTGCATAGATGGGGATAAACTGGGTTTAAAAAGAGCGAGGATGCTTTCATTTGCCAGACATTTATCCGTACTTTACAACAAGAACTCCAATTATGGTAAATTAATCATGCTATGAAATATAAAAAGGCTTATGAAAAATAAGCCCGGTCTAATGAAACACATTCTCCATCCTCCATCTCCCTGACTCCCCAATAACAATTCAGCAGGGCGGTTACTATAACAATCCCATGTGTTTGAAAACCCCTCAGAAATAAAGACGTGTGCATGTTGGTGATGACACTTCATCTAAAGTGAGAGCCCTTGGCAGAAGGATAATATGTTTTCCTCATCTGCACAAACTGCTCCATGGCCGTTAAAATAAATATACGCAGAGTTTAATTTAGACAGGGAGGGATGAGATTGTAAAGTctgaagaaagacagaaagggcGTACCTGATAATTCTATTGAATTGTCTTCCATCAATCGAAGAATCCCCATACACTCTGGTCCGTTCACCATGGAGTCGTCCTTCGATGCTGTCTAGCAGATTAAAGAGCCCTTCCTGGGAGAGACTAAATACACATCACCCATTAACGTGGTGAAAGGAATAGAAATAGAGGAGGCCATGCGATCGATGGACATGCTATTTGTAAAATCCACAAATCTGTGATACATTTTTCCAGGCAATTTCCTTGAGGTACTCAAAGACTGCTGGAGGAATCTGATCATTAAAATGGCACTGTCAACTAACAGGATAACAATTTAAAGTGTGTCTGGTGATGGTGTCATATGCAATGACAGGGTGTATAAGAAAAGTCTGAAACCTGGCATTCAAAACTAGTCCTGTTGGGTAAAactttaaatacataaatggcAAAATAAGCAttataaatgtgaaaatatgtaaatgtaacatTACCACTACCATCATCTCATATTAAAAAGTATAACAAAGTAGGTTCCAAAAAACAGGGGCCTCAAAATGATTTCTTTTGGCGAGAGATTTACACTTTAATCTGGTCCCGTGTGAGGCTGCAAAATGAGAAATGGATGCCTAATGCATGTGGATATTGGGAATCCATCTCTTTCTTGAGCATTAAGCTCTGGGTGGCCCTCATTGAATTCTCCCAGAAACCCCAAGCCGAGAGATCCTGAGCCCCCCTACATAAAAGGGGCCAAAAAGAATTTATGACAATCTGTAATGGGCTCCTGGGTTAGGGGTCAGCAAACAATTGCTCCTTCTTTTTTGCAGGTTGTTTCCTGGTAACATCCTGATTAAGCTGGCAGCTTGAATTATATCCATGACATTCTGTAGTGTGCAATCCGTCTGTGCTAAGTCCTCTTCAGTGTGGCTGAAGTAGCATAGGCAAAAgctctatcttttttttctctctctccctctcccttatCGTCAGCGTGGGCCTTGAAATAGTCATCTTTCTCTTTCCACTTTATTTGTCAATGCTCTTCAAAAAGAGACCTTTAGAGAGGGAGAAAGTGAATtagttgtgtttttctgcaaacctctctctctctctctcattataTTGTTGCTAGCTTTCATGTCAAGGTCTCCAACCTCACTTTAGATGCTGCCGTTGTCCGCATGTCGACATCATCAGGAGCCTATTGTTAGCTCGGAGGAAGGGGTCAGCCTCTCCGCAGCGATATTGCTCTACAGTGTACAGTACGGGCTCTGGTGTGATTTACCACACCGAATGGTCTCACCATTGAGTGATTGGTGTCAGAAGAATCTCACCGTGCTGGCACCGACAGCAAATATAGCACACAAAGGAATGGAAACACAAGTAATAAGACATTGTGGGAAAGGATTGCCTGACTAAATCTGGGATATTCACATCTCACTACACTGTGAGCACACAGTTTACAAAGGGCTCTGTGGCAACGTGCATTAACAGCAAGACTGAATAAAACCGGGGAAGTCCACTGAGGAATCTTTGTAAATAGCTTGATGCTCTAAGATATTCAAAACACCTACATTATCTTTAAGCCTATACATTTTACATCCTACCTCTATACTTGCATTGTATTTACAAGAACTTAAATTGTACGGCATGCTGTCACCAATGAGACAGAACCATCATGCAGTTCAGGGACGACACATTTGAGAGCAGGACACAGTGAGGCCATTATGATGAGtctccaagaaaaaaaaaaaaagaacctggAGGATATTTCAGTCGTATACCCTCACTCACCCCAGTCATGCTGGAGGAGAAATATAATGGGATAATCTAATGAATTGCCCAGGCTTGTTTTTCCTGACTGTGAGCTGAATGGAGGGAGCGATATAAACTCTAAccttaagagagagagagagagagagagagagagagagagagagagagagagagagagagagagagagaggatagAGACTGGATGCTCTCTGAGCTTTACATCAAAGCCCCTGGTTTTCTCCTCATACACAGAAGCCCTCCGTGTTAACAATGAAAGCTGCAGCCCCCACCATCGTCTCCCTGGCGCAGGCTAACTGCAGTTCCTCTTGAGGTCACACTATAAACAGTATATTTAGACCACACAGAAACGCCATCATGAACATGCTAAAGTctcaaagagaaaatgaaatccTTCATACTActtgtgacacatttttttaaacaatttcaTAAAATACACTCGACCGTGCTCAgaaataatgtgtttgttttgaaaaacatcATCGTGAGCTTATGTGCAACTGGGTACGTCATCTTAAAAAGGTATTAATTTGTGTATTCCAAGGACAGGAACaacacaaaaattaaaacacagggactgtctgtaaaaacaaggtaaagaaaaaaaattacaaataaagtcTTATTTTTCAAGAGCATGAGAGGTCCTGTTcataaaatactgtatattgtaGGGAAAATGCAGAGGCTCCAGGCGCAAACATTCACATGGGATTTTCTGTGGCTCTAACCCCATCCAAAATGATCCTTCAACTCAGAGGCCATCATCACGCTAAGGATTTGTGGCTGTAAGTGCTGTCCACATGCCCACCCTCCAGAACACTCTATGGTGCCACAAATTTCCTCCTCCACTGGGGACTTCCTGAGGTCTCTCAAGCAGAAAATTGCTCTGTTACAGCATTATCTTGGATTATGGCAATATTGTTGGTGACAGGTCCTGAGCTCTCCCTATAAGATGCATCACTGCCACCACCGCAGCTGCCGCTGAGCTACAGAGAGCACGGTGGCATGGACCGTGACTCCCACAATCCTCTCTGTCAGCCTCTGATGTGATGGTGGCAAGGACTGTACGGTGTCTTCACCCGCTCCTATCATTAACAGCCCTCTGTGGTTCAGCATGGCTATGCAGAACATTCTCCTTTCTCAGCTTGCTTAGCCTTAAATCTTGGGAGGGGGGGGTACTGACTGCATTGTGAATGTTTTAAGAAGTGTGTTGCCTTAAAGCGGTCAGAATGTTAGTATTTTTCTCCACTGACGCACTTTGAAAATTCCAGACAACAAAGTACAGAAGTCAGACATACTGTACCTTTCCAAGGTCACCACTGGAGCTGAGGACTCACAGTTTAACTGTAGTGTATTCTTGGACCTGTCAGAGTGGAGGGACGATTCAGGACTGTGTTGATCGTGATCATCACTCTCTCTAGAGGTGGCATTCATCTCAGGTGCCACACCCTCTGGTGGATCCTCATCCAGCTCAGATTGTGTCAGAGAAATGGAGAGGTCACTGGCACTGCTCTCTGACAACTGCACATCAGAGCTTGGTGTGCTGACACTGTCACGTCTACCTgaatgtaaacacattaaagaTTTCAGTAAAGACaatacaaaaatattacatgGTAGTAAAGAAAGGAATAGTATTGCAAACCTGGCATATCCTGAGCTTCTTCTCCAGAAGTAGTCTGAGGCATAAAATGGCCGAgacctctctctccatctcccatTATGGGTGAGTGATGAGCCACCTCTCGGGAGTCAGTGTGTTCTGCAGGGGAATTCTTAGCCTTCATGAGTCTACTGCTGCTGGGAGACAGATTCTTCTCAGGCCCCGTCAAGATCACCAGAGGTGAAGGTTCTTGTTCATCATCACTTCCAAAAGGCACATTGCCAGCTGTGCCTGTTAAGGCACGAACAGATGGGAGCACCGCCATcgttctttcatgtttgtcacTCAAATTACAGCCGTCAGGGGAATCGTTTGAGCCTGAAATGTCATCTGATAAATGTGCTCGGTTGCTGGCAGCATCCTCTCCGCCAACTCTGAAGTCCTTCAAAAGGCCACTTGGTAGACGTTCGCGGGAGTGCATGCTGCGATTGGGTGAACGATGCAATGCTTGGTGTGAGTGTACACTTGTGGTGCCAGCTTCAGCGTCAGACCCTCTGGAGGTCTGGCGGCCCATAAAAATTACCGCTGGTGGTTGTGTAAAATGCCTAGCTGGGTGAGAAAGGGAGTTGTCCTGGTTCTGCTTATACACAGCTTCAACCTGCAAATATGGGGAGGGGGGGAAATCAATGAAATATATTCATCTTTGGGAACAAAACTTTCCATTACCTCTTTAAaatgatatttctaaataaacagaATTCTTCAAACACTTCAAATTTCTTGCTTAGGTTGAAAAAGccttaaccaaaa includes:
- the kiz gene encoding centrosomal protein kizuna isoform X3, which produces MVTNVNTDRPPLPPFGSAVTPKRTKMASGASSEEQYYEKIKSLQQSMSKSEKRRQELERELFAYSRSDSRISQIKCSKLRSYLKEICDREARAKMRNLELLRDVECIEISMKEYSPDHGPLQQQKVEAVYKQNQDNSLSHPARHFTQPPAVIFMGRQTSRGSDAEAGTTSVHSHQALHRSPNRSMHSRERLPSGLLKDFRVGGEDAASNRAHLSDDISGSNDSPDGCNLSDKHERTMAVLPSVRALTGTAGNVPFGSDDEQEPSPLVILTGPEKNLSPSSSRLMKAKNSPAEHTDSREVAHHSPIMGDGERGLGHFMPQTTSGEEAQDMPGRRDSVSTPSSDVQLSESSASDLSISLTQSELDEDPPEGVAPEMNATSRESDDHDQHSPESSLHSDRSKNTLQLNCESSAPVVTLESLSQEGLFNLLDSIEGRLHGERTRVYGDSSIDGRQFNRIISLCNGGADLNDEDLEACGAVILHELQRLSWSTAKGCLLPQHLVSAHQSSTEPNEISTSLPPDAARLWDRWFKHALLLKERRVLSTERLVQLFTPLLLERHATYGHQAKVLLRTLVSRSSEECPSAEDESDLSSSCGPPSLLADGDVKPARPVQEQQIQELQSTEEDSQDESPVESVPIRETKAYQLLKQSAMQERLQSSEEEEDDGLSGINHGHEEDLGRAKRSSHQDPYPRKEKTNSKAHSALQSKAFWGESDDGDSEIEAALRPRPFSANYDDNDDFCD
- the kiz gene encoding centrosomal protein kizuna isoform X2 gives rise to the protein MVTNVNTDRPPLPPFGSAVTPKRTKMASGASSEEQYYEKIKSLQQSMSKSSQIKCSKLRSYLKEICDREARAKMRNLELLRDVECIEISMKEYSPDHGPLQQQKADFVKKISRFMEAKMNMEKKLDTTKVEAVYKQNQDNSLSHPARHFTQPPAVIFMGRQTSRGSDAEAGTTSVHSHQALHRSPNRSMHSRERLPSGLLKDFRVGGEDAASNRAHLSDDISGSNDSPDGCNLSDKHERTMAVLPSVRALTGTAGNVPFGSDDEQEPSPLVILTGPEKNLSPSSSRLMKAKNSPAEHTDSREVAHHSPIMGDGERGLGHFMPQTTSGEEAQDMPGRRDSVSTPSSDVQLSESSASDLSISLTQSELDEDPPEGVAPEMNATSRESDDHDQHSPESSLHSDRSKNTLQLNCESSAPVVTLESLSQEGLFNLLDSIEGRLHGERTRVYGDSSIDGRQFNRIISLCNGGADLNDEDLEACGAVILHELQRLSWSTAKGCLLPQHLVSAHQSSTEPNEISTSLPPDAARLWDRWFKHALLLKERRVLSTERLVQLFTPLLLERHATYGHQAKVLLRTLVSRSSEECPSAEDESDLSSSCGPPSLLADGDVKPARPVQEQQIQELQSTEEDSQDESPVESVPIRETKAYQLLKQSAMQERLQSSEEEEDDGLSGINHGHEEDLGRAKRSSHQDPYPRKEKTNSKAHSALQSKAFWGESDDGDSEIEAALRPRPFSANYDDNDDFCD
- the kiz gene encoding centrosomal protein kizuna isoform X1; the encoded protein is MVTNVNTDRPPLPPFGSAVTPKRTKMASGASSEEQYYEKIKSLQQSMSKSEKRRQELERELFAYSRSDSRISQIKCSKLRSYLKEICDREARAKMRNLELLRDVECIEISMKEYSPDHGPLQQQKADFVKKISRFMEAKMNMEKKLDTTKVEAVYKQNQDNSLSHPARHFTQPPAVIFMGRQTSRGSDAEAGTTSVHSHQALHRSPNRSMHSRERLPSGLLKDFRVGGEDAASNRAHLSDDISGSNDSPDGCNLSDKHERTMAVLPSVRALTGTAGNVPFGSDDEQEPSPLVILTGPEKNLSPSSSRLMKAKNSPAEHTDSREVAHHSPIMGDGERGLGHFMPQTTSGEEAQDMPGRRDSVSTPSSDVQLSESSASDLSISLTQSELDEDPPEGVAPEMNATSRESDDHDQHSPESSLHSDRSKNTLQLNCESSAPVVTLESLSQEGLFNLLDSIEGRLHGERTRVYGDSSIDGRQFNRIISLCNGGADLNDEDLEACGAVILHELQRLSWSTAKGCLLPQHLVSAHQSSTEPNEISTSLPPDAARLWDRWFKHALLLKERRVLSTERLVQLFTPLLLERHATYGHQAKVLLRTLVSRSSEECPSAEDESDLSSSCGPPSLLADGDVKPARPVQEQQIQELQSTEEDSQDESPVESVPIRETKAYQLLKQSAMQERLQSSEEEEDDGLSGINHGHEEDLGRAKRSSHQDPYPRKEKTNSKAHSALQSKAFWGESDDGDSEIEAALRPRPFSANYDDNDDFCD
- the kiz gene encoding centrosomal protein kizuna isoform X4, with the protein product MEAKMNMEKKLDTTKVEAVYKQNQDNSLSHPARHFTQPPAVIFMGRQTSRGSDAEAGTTSVHSHQALHRSPNRSMHSRERLPSGLLKDFRVGGEDAASNRAHLSDDISGSNDSPDGCNLSDKHERTMAVLPSVRALTGTAGNVPFGSDDEQEPSPLVILTGPEKNLSPSSSRLMKAKNSPAEHTDSREVAHHSPIMGDGERGLGHFMPQTTSGEEAQDMPGRRDSVSTPSSDVQLSESSASDLSISLTQSELDEDPPEGVAPEMNATSRESDDHDQHSPESSLHSDRSKNTLQLNCESSAPVVTLESLSQEGLFNLLDSIEGRLHGERTRVYGDSSIDGRQFNRIISLCNGGADLNDEDLEACGAVILHELQRLSWSTAKGCLLPQHLVSAHQSSTEPNEISTSLPPDAARLWDRWFKHALLLKERRVLSTERLVQLFTPLLLERHATYGHQAKVLLRTLVSRSSEECPSAEDESDLSSSCGPPSLLADGDVKPARPVQEQQIQELQSTEEDSQDESPVESVPIRETKAYQLLKQSAMQERLQSSEEEEDDGLSGINHGHEEDLGRAKRSSHQDPYPRKEKTNSKAHSALQSKAFWGESDDGDSEIEAALRPRPFSANYDDNDDFCD